A window of the Euwallacea fornicatus isolate EFF26 chromosome 15, ASM4011564v1, whole genome shotgun sequence genome harbors these coding sequences:
- the ort gene encoding glycine receptor subunit alpha-2 isoform X2 — protein sequence MRHLQSALQILLIFLLERYSAIGDTISTGLTIRDILPEDPSKYDKMRPPKKDGNPTKVFFHVTVMGLDSIDENSMTYAADIFFAQTWKDHRLRLPENMTTEYRLLEVDWLKNMWRPDSFFKNAKSVTFQTMTIPNHYMWLYKDKTILYMVKLTLRLSCAMNFMIYPHDTQECKLQMESLSHTTDDMVFQWDPDVPLVVDENIELPQLALVKNHTADCTQVYSTGNFTCLEVIFQLKRRLGYYLFHTYIPTCLIVIMSWVSFWIKPEAAPARVTLGVTSLLTLSTQHAKSQAALPPVSYLKAVDAFMSACTMFVFMALMEYCLVNIVLGDSDLPKPPAPPQKRKSTSVFEASSPKPDNPLLMAGAPGNASPPPLPVNPPITPAQKARNNAINIDRFSRVFFPLLFTVLNLSYWIMFAEYI from the exons ATGAGGCATCTACAATCTGCACTACAAATATTGCTGATATTCCTTCTGGAGCGCTATAGTGCCATTGGAGACACTATCTC AACTGGTTTAACAATAAGAGACATCCTCCCGGAAGATCCCAGCAAATATGACAAGATGAGGCCCCCGAAGAAAGATGGAAATCCCACCAAAGTATTCTTTCACGTCACAGTGATGGGCTTGGACAGCATAGATGAGAATTCCATGACCTATGCCGCAGACAtattctttgctcaaacttgGAAGGATCATAGATTGAGGCTGCCTGAAAATATGACCACAGAGTACAGGTTGTTGGAGGTGGACTGGTTGAAGAATATGTGGAGGCCTGACTCGTTTTTCAAGAATGCGAAAAGTGTCACCTTTCAGACTATGACCATCCCCAACCATTACATGTGGCTCTATAAGGATAAAACCATACTCTATATGGTGAA GCTGACCTTAAGGCTATCTTGCGCCATGAACTTTATGATATATCCGCATGATACGCAGGAATGCAAGCTTCAAATGGAAAGTT tgTCTCATACGACTGATGATATGGTTTTCCAATGGGATCCGGATGTGCCCTTAGTGGTGGATGAGAATATCGAGCTGCCGCAATTGGCTTTGGTTAAAAATCACACAGCTGATTGCACGCAGGTGTATTCAACTG GGAACTTTACATGTCTGGAggtaatttttcaactaaaaagACGTCTTGGATACTACCTTTTTCACACATACATTCCAACGTGCCTAATCGTCATTATGTCT TGGGTGTCTTTCTGGATAAAACCAGAGGCGGCACCGGCTCGCGTTACATTGGGAGTAACGTCACTCCTCACCCTCTCCACTCAACACGCCAAAAGCCAAGCAGCTTTACCACCAGTGTCGTATTTAAAAGCTGTGGACGCTTTTATGTCTGCATGTACTAT GTTCGTTTTCATGGCCCTGATGGAGTATTGCTTAGTTAACATCGTTCTAGGAGATTCGGACTTGCCGAAACCTCCAGCTCCACCTCAAAAAAGGAAATCCACCTCTGTGTTCGAAGCATCTTCTCCTAAACCTGATAACCCTCTTCTTATGGCTGGGGCCCCTGGCAATGCTTCGCCCCCTCCCTTACCTGTTAACCCCCCTATAACACCGGCTCAGAAAGCAAGGAATAATGCTATTAATATCGATAGATTTTCCAGGGTGTTTTTTCCATTGCTTTTCACGGTACTCAATTTATCTTATTGGATTATGTTTGCTGAGTATATTTAG
- the ort gene encoding glycine receptor subunit alpha-2 isoform X1, with protein MRHLQSALQILLIFLLERYSAIGDTISLCPIEFYHEQYSDHKSDHDSDEIATGLTIRDILPEDPSKYDKMRPPKKDGNPTKVFFHVTVMGLDSIDENSMTYAADIFFAQTWKDHRLRLPENMTTEYRLLEVDWLKNMWRPDSFFKNAKSVTFQTMTIPNHYMWLYKDKTILYMVKLTLRLSCAMNFMIYPHDTQECKLQMESLSHTTDDMVFQWDPDVPLVVDENIELPQLALVKNHTADCTQVYSTGNFTCLEVIFQLKRRLGYYLFHTYIPTCLIVIMSWVSFWIKPEAAPARVTLGVTSLLTLSTQHAKSQAALPPVSYLKAVDAFMSACTMFVFMALMEYCLVNIVLGDSDLPKPPAPPQKRKSTSVFEASSPKPDNPLLMAGAPGNASPPPLPVNPPITPAQKARNNAINIDRFSRVFFPLLFTVLNLSYWIMFAEYI; from the exons ATGAGGCATCTACAATCTGCACTACAAATATTGCTGATATTCCTTCTGGAGCGCTATAGTGCCATTGGAGACACTATCTC CCTCTGTCCTATAGAGTTTTACCACGAGCAATATTCGGACCACAAGTCTGATCATGACTCGGACGAAATCGC AACTGGTTTAACAATAAGAGACATCCTCCCGGAAGATCCCAGCAAATATGACAAGATGAGGCCCCCGAAGAAAGATGGAAATCCCACCAAAGTATTCTTTCACGTCACAGTGATGGGCTTGGACAGCATAGATGAGAATTCCATGACCTATGCCGCAGACAtattctttgctcaaacttgGAAGGATCATAGATTGAGGCTGCCTGAAAATATGACCACAGAGTACAGGTTGTTGGAGGTGGACTGGTTGAAGAATATGTGGAGGCCTGACTCGTTTTTCAAGAATGCGAAAAGTGTCACCTTTCAGACTATGACCATCCCCAACCATTACATGTGGCTCTATAAGGATAAAACCATACTCTATATGGTGAA GCTGACCTTAAGGCTATCTTGCGCCATGAACTTTATGATATATCCGCATGATACGCAGGAATGCAAGCTTCAAATGGAAAGTT tgTCTCATACGACTGATGATATGGTTTTCCAATGGGATCCGGATGTGCCCTTAGTGGTGGATGAGAATATCGAGCTGCCGCAATTGGCTTTGGTTAAAAATCACACAGCTGATTGCACGCAGGTGTATTCAACTG GGAACTTTACATGTCTGGAggtaatttttcaactaaaaagACGTCTTGGATACTACCTTTTTCACACATACATTCCAACGTGCCTAATCGTCATTATGTCT TGGGTGTCTTTCTGGATAAAACCAGAGGCGGCACCGGCTCGCGTTACATTGGGAGTAACGTCACTCCTCACCCTCTCCACTCAACACGCCAAAAGCCAAGCAGCTTTACCACCAGTGTCGTATTTAAAAGCTGTGGACGCTTTTATGTCTGCATGTACTAT GTTCGTTTTCATGGCCCTGATGGAGTATTGCTTAGTTAACATCGTTCTAGGAGATTCGGACTTGCCGAAACCTCCAGCTCCACCTCAAAAAAGGAAATCCACCTCTGTGTTCGAAGCATCTTCTCCTAAACCTGATAACCCTCTTCTTATGGCTGGGGCCCCTGGCAATGCTTCGCCCCCTCCCTTACCTGTTAACCCCCCTATAACACCGGCTCAGAAAGCAAGGAATAATGCTATTAATATCGATAGATTTTCCAGGGTGTTTTTTCCATTGCTTTTCACGGTACTCAATTTATCTTATTGGATTATGTTTGCTGAGTATATTTAG
- the ort gene encoding glycine receptor subunit alpha-2 isoform X3 translates to MRHLQSALQILLIFLLERYSAIGDTISLCPIEFYHEQYSDHKSDHDSDEIATGLTIRDILPEDPSKYDKMRPPKKDGNPTKVFFHVTVMGLDSIDENSMTYAADIFFAQTWKDHRLRLPENMTTEYRLLEVDWLKNMWRPDSFFKNAKSVTFQTMTIPNHYMWLYKDKTILYMVKLTLRLSCAMNFMIYPHDTQECKLQMESLSHTTDDMVFQWDPDVPLVVDENIELPQLALVKNHTADCTQVYSTGNFTCLEVIFQLKRRLGYYLFHTYIPTCLIVIMSWVSFWIKPEAAPARVTLGVTSLLTLSTQHAKSQAALPPVSYLKAVDAFMSACTMRFGLAETSSSTSKKEIHLCVRSIFS, encoded by the exons ATGAGGCATCTACAATCTGCACTACAAATATTGCTGATATTCCTTCTGGAGCGCTATAGTGCCATTGGAGACACTATCTC CCTCTGTCCTATAGAGTTTTACCACGAGCAATATTCGGACCACAAGTCTGATCATGACTCGGACGAAATCGC AACTGGTTTAACAATAAGAGACATCCTCCCGGAAGATCCCAGCAAATATGACAAGATGAGGCCCCCGAAGAAAGATGGAAATCCCACCAAAGTATTCTTTCACGTCACAGTGATGGGCTTGGACAGCATAGATGAGAATTCCATGACCTATGCCGCAGACAtattctttgctcaaacttgGAAGGATCATAGATTGAGGCTGCCTGAAAATATGACCACAGAGTACAGGTTGTTGGAGGTGGACTGGTTGAAGAATATGTGGAGGCCTGACTCGTTTTTCAAGAATGCGAAAAGTGTCACCTTTCAGACTATGACCATCCCCAACCATTACATGTGGCTCTATAAGGATAAAACCATACTCTATATGGTGAA GCTGACCTTAAGGCTATCTTGCGCCATGAACTTTATGATATATCCGCATGATACGCAGGAATGCAAGCTTCAAATGGAAAGTT tgTCTCATACGACTGATGATATGGTTTTCCAATGGGATCCGGATGTGCCCTTAGTGGTGGATGAGAATATCGAGCTGCCGCAATTGGCTTTGGTTAAAAATCACACAGCTGATTGCACGCAGGTGTATTCAACTG GGAACTTTACATGTCTGGAggtaatttttcaactaaaaagACGTCTTGGATACTACCTTTTTCACACATACATTCCAACGTGCCTAATCGTCATTATGTCT TGGGTGTCTTTCTGGATAAAACCAGAGGCGGCACCGGCTCGCGTTACATTGGGAGTAACGTCACTCCTCACCCTCTCCACTCAACACGCCAAAAGCCAAGCAGCTTTACCACCAGTGTCGTATTTAAAAGCTGTGGACGCTTTTATGTCTGCATGTACTAT GAGATTCGGACTTGCCGAAACCTCCAGCTCCACCTCAAAAAAGGAAATCCACCTCTGTGTTCGAAGCATCTTCTCCTAA
- the LOC136343781 gene encoding heparanase-like produces MKIGETQRILKLHCATCRMLSQVGTYVKTKVKQIRQGGAISCLYLTILCLVPLVGIAIFLRVHMSNAEYYTIYIDTQDEASYVVNEYYLSLGLDSTIITDGFRHFNMSDINLIKMIKHLSPAYLRVGGNQADQIVFSKTEDSLIENTSDAYVLTASDWTKLYHLSKEANVTIIYDLNSLLRYDNGTWCSENAREMLEFSQENNFSVNWELGNEPNSYPKKFNALVNASQLGTDYIFLRELLNTYPLYTNSSLIGPSVTRLSTKYIEEYLLKFLEAGYKAITAMTFHQYYFSGVNVTWEEFIDPENFDYLESCINAVKSVTSLIEDFDKPIWLGETATAWHGGAPDMSDRFLGSFLWIDKLGLSAKMAIDVVVRQSIFKGDYALINNTYYPNPDWWLSVLYKKLVGRKVITTKSEGNAKIRLYAHCAKYNELWKDGATVVVFGVNINDYKGLVQVKELHSGSEIYSYSLKANDTLFSQFVQLNGKLLELDSNMDLPTFQPNVVHRQDIMEIDPMSIIFWVFTNTDVNVCSS; encoded by the exons atgaaaattggtgAAACTCAACGCATTTTGAAATTGCATTGTGCGACGTGTAGAATGTTAAGTCAAGTTGGGACTTACGTTAAAACCAAAG TGAAACAAATTAGACAAGGAGGAGCAATATCATGTTTATATCTCACCATATTGTGCTTAGTGCCTTTAGTTGGGATAGCCATATTCCTCAGAGTTCATATGAGTAATGCTGAATACTATACAATTTATATAGACACCCAAGACGAAGCTTCTTATGTGGTCAATGAGTATTATTTGAGTTTGGGGTTGGATAGCACAATCATCACAGATGGGTTCAGACATTTCAATATGAG TGACATAAATcttattaaaatgataaaacatCTTTCACCTGCTTATCTGAGAGTGGGAGGGAATCAAGCAGATCAAATTGTGTTTTCTAAAACTGAAGACTCACTGATAGAGAACACAAGTGATGCCTATGTTTTAACAG CCTCAGACTGGACAAAATTGTACCACTTAAGCAAAGAAGCTAATGTCACtattatttatgatttaaattcCCTGCTAAGATATGACAATGGCACTTGGTGTTCTGAGAATGCCAGGGAAATGTTGGAATTCTCTCAAGAGAACAACTTTTCTGTAAACTGGGAATTAGGCAATG AACCCAACTCTTATCCAAAAAAGTTCAATGCTTTGGTAAATGCCTCACAGCTAGGGACtgactatatttttttaagagagCTACTAAACACGTATCCACTCTATACAAATTCTAGTTTAATCGGCCCTTCAGTTACGAGATTATCAACTAAATATATTGAGGAGtatttgctgaaatttttagAAGCTGGATATAAAGCTATTACCGCTATGACGTTTCACCA atattacTTTAGCGGTGTTAATGTCACCTGGGAGGAGTTCATAGATCCAGAGAACTTTGATTATCTAGAGTCATGCATTAATGCAGTAAAAAGCGTGACTAGCTTAATTGAAGATTTTGATAAGCCTATTTGGCTGG GTGAAACTGCCACTGCTTGGCATGGAGGGGCTCCCGATATGTCAGACCGGTTTCTGGGCAGTTTTCTTTGGATAGACAAGTTAGGTCTTAGTGCCAAAATGGCTATTGATGTAGTCGTCAGGCAAAGTATTTTCAAGGGAGATTATGCTCTCATAAACAACACATATTACCCTAACCCT GACTGGTGGTTGAGCGTCTTGTATAAGAAGTTAGTTGGGAGGAAAGTGATTACCACAAAAAGTGAAGGAAATGCCAAAATTCGGCTTTATGCCCATTGTGCCAAATATAATGAACTTTGGAAAGATGGGGCTACAGTTgtag TTTTTGGGGTAAACATCAATGATTACAAAGGTTTAGTGCAGGTAAAAGAATTGCACTCTGGCTCAGAAATATATTCCTATTCCCTAAAAGCTAATGACACCCTATTTTCCCA ATTCGTGCAATTGAATGGGAAGCTATTAGAGCTTGATAGCAATATGGATCTACCAACATTTCAACCGAACGTAGTACATAGGCAGGATATCATGGAAATTGATCCCATGTCTATAATATTCTGGGTTTTTACCAATACCGACGTTAATGTGTGCAGCTCTTAA
- the LOC136343790 gene encoding anaphase-promoting complex subunit 10-like isoform X2, with protein MRFGAFLLVNLAFLKGFGVDQLRDDRADTYWQSDGQLPHLVNIQFQRKTTISDIYIYTDYKLDESYTPSRISIRVGTHFNDLQEIEVVPLVEPPGWVHVPIRDIRDRPIRVFMIQIAVTSNHQNGRDTHMRQIKIHSPIDNPGIRIDLLGTFSTVEFQQHATIR; from the exons ATGCGATTTGGAGCCTTTCTTCTTGTAAACCTG GCCTTTCTTAAAGGCTTTGGAGTCGACCAGCTCAGAGATGACCGCGCAGATACATATTGGCAGTCAGACGGTCAGTTGCCTCATTTAgttaatattcaatttcaacgaaaaacCACTATTAGCGATATATACATTTATACTGACTATAAGTTGGACGAAAGCTATACTCCTAGTAGAATTTCTATACGTGTGGGCACGCATTTTAATGATCTGCAAGAGATAGAAGTTGTTCCCCTAGTTGAACCTCCAG GCTGGGTTCATGTTCCTATAAGGGATATACGAGATAGGCCAATAAGGGTGTTTATGATACAAATAGCAGTGACCAGTAATCATCAAAATGGTAGAGATACCCATATGAGGCAGATAAAAATTCACAGCCCCATTGACAATCCGGGGATAAGGATAGATCTTTTAGGGACTTTTTCTACAGTTGAATTCCAGCAGCATGCAACTATTAGATAA
- the LOC136343792 gene encoding general odorant-binding protein 19d-like, with translation MKSFILFMCSLVCANALDQALIDEKKAMVMEYGLECVESEKATTEDIIAMKEHKPPVTHEGRCVIFCVSKKLNMMNDDGTISPAPPKTEWLDKVKVNDPEVFGNMEKVHQACVGVEHKGDGCDTAYEFVNCMKTESQKYGIDKLFSSSQ, from the exons atgaaaagtttcattttgtttatgtGTAGTCTGGTATGTGCAAATGCG cttgATCAAGCTCTTATCGACGAAAAAAAAGCAATGGTAATGGAATATGGACTGGAATGTGTCGAATCCGAGAAAGCAACCACAg aggATATTATTGCTATGAAGGAACATAAACCTCCAGTAACACACGAAGGGAGATGCGTTATTTTTTGCGTCAGCAAGAAGTTGAATATG aTGAACGATGATGGTACAATCTCTCCAGCTCCACCCAAAACCGAGTGGCTGGATAAGGTAAAAGTCAACGATCCCGAAGTGTTTGGAAACATGGAAAAGGTGCATCAAGCCTGCGTTGGCG TTGAACACAAAGGAGACGGTTGCGATACAGCCTATGAATTCGTGAATTGCATGAAGACTGAGTCacaaaag TATGGAATTGACAAGCTCTTTAGCTCATCTCAATAA
- the LOC136343793 gene encoding uncharacterized protein, which yields MKLAVIAFMLLCLNVYVHALSEALVEELVEKMKLYGLECVEAEKVSPEDLTALMQRKIPKTHEGKCAIFCTAKKLNIIRDDGSFGEGDVEWLAKAKIDDPNVYNKILETHGKCKTNTADNEDLCEKATRFTFCVFIESKKNGLNKYLPN from the exons ATGAAGCTCGCGGTGATAGCATTTATGCTGCTATGCCTTAACGTCTATGTTCACGCA CTTAGTGAAGCATTGGTTGAAGAACTAgtggaaaaaatgaagttgtaTGGCCTAGAGTGTGTCGAAGCTGAAAAAGTTTCACCAG AGGATTTGACAGCTCTCATGCAGAGAAAGATACCAAAAACCCACGAGGGCAAATGTGCTATCTTCTGTACTGCTAAGAAGCTAAATATT ATACGCGATGACGGATCTTTTGGAGAAGGCGATGTGGAGTGGTTGGCTAAAGCTAAAATTGATGATCCGAatgtatataataaaattctagaaacTCATGGCAAATGTAAAACAAATA CTGCAGATAATGAGGACCTATGCGAAAAAGCTACTCGCTTCACTTTTTGCGTATTTATTGAATCCAAGAAG AATGGGTTGAACAAATACCTTCCAAATTAA
- the LOC136343790 gene encoding anaphase-promoting complex subunit 10-like isoform X1, with the protein MSLRNSKDVDPIKIERTGNVREVGSHAIWSLSSCKPGFGVDQLRDDRADTYWQSDGQLPHLVNIQFQRKTTISDIYIYTDYKLDESYTPSRISIRVGTHFNDLQEIEVVPLVEPPGWVHVPIRDIRDRPIRVFMIQIAVTSNHQNGRDTHMRQIKIHSPIDNPGIRIDLLGTFSTVEFQQHATIR; encoded by the exons ATGTCGCTACGAAACTCCAAAGATGTAGATCCCATTAAAATTGAGAGGACTGGGAATGTTAGGGAAGTAGGTTCTCATGCGATTTGGAGCCTTTCTTCTTGTAAACCTG GCTTTGGAGTCGACCAGCTCAGAGATGACCGCGCAGATACATATTGGCAGTCAGACGGTCAGTTGCCTCATTTAgttaatattcaatttcaacgaaaaacCACTATTAGCGATATATACATTTATACTGACTATAAGTTGGACGAAAGCTATACTCCTAGTAGAATTTCTATACGTGTGGGCACGCATTTTAATGATCTGCAAGAGATAGAAGTTGTTCCCCTAGTTGAACCTCCAG GCTGGGTTCATGTTCCTATAAGGGATATACGAGATAGGCCAATAAGGGTGTTTATGATACAAATAGCAGTGACCAGTAATCATCAAAATGGTAGAGATACCCATATGAGGCAGATAAAAATTCACAGCCCCATTGACAATCCGGGGATAAGGATAGATCTTTTAGGGACTTTTTCTACAGTTGAATTCCAGCAGCATGCAACTATTAGATAA